In Pirellulales bacterium, one DNA window encodes the following:
- a CDS encoding prepilin-type N-terminal cleavage/methylation domain-containing protein, which translates to MNRLEATGYRKGRGTGGEGRGAGIACAARRWVGKIVPVPTDARNRKRGATPLGPPPRLRFRAFFPRPSPLASSRRGITLLEVMIAVMVLGIGLIGVGALVSVGALQAQRANVDDHKAILGQAVVREDRARGMLHAESWLTTGGSYYMTTSNGSTTFPTASAVGQPNLQPVAIDPLMVAAFGNTVTTFASGGQATMPRLTIGSLGSGVSLSTTSAGTAFSSPAAQACVSEDDMKFTISTTNDDLLPTGGYNSISTKREFIGQYSWMLTLVPVYGDWQPTENRNLMTMSVVVFNQRQFAQSPYTAAAPNPPTERACQVTAVGGSGYGGGDITLSGSSSAALNLRVGECLMLGWMQKDVPADSNGKITTFSPSATYGTLTRPMFRWYRILNAGPQAGSGSSWTRNVTVAGTDLNLPLVSSGSMYAFIYDGACAVYERTVRLEGPSLWTN; encoded by the coding sequence ATGAACAGGCTAGAGGCTACAGGCTACAGGAAGGGGCGAGGGACGGGGGGCGAGGGGCGAGGGGCGGGGATTGCCTGCGCAGCGCGCCGTTGGGTAGGAAAAATAGTACCCGTTCCGACGGACGCGCGAAACCGCAAGCGCGGTGCCACGCCGCTTGGTCCTCCGCCGCGCTTGCGGTTTCGCGCCTTCTTCCCCCGCCCCTCGCCCCTCGCTTCTTCCCGCCGCGGCATTACGCTGCTGGAAGTGATGATCGCCGTCATGGTGCTAGGCATCGGACTGATCGGCGTCGGGGCGCTGGTGTCGGTCGGAGCGCTGCAGGCGCAGCGGGCCAATGTCGATGACCACAAGGCCATTCTCGGGCAGGCGGTCGTTCGCGAAGACCGTGCCCGGGGAATGCTGCACGCCGAATCGTGGCTCACCACCGGCGGCTCGTATTACATGACCACGTCGAACGGCTCGACGACCTTCCCCACCGCCAGCGCCGTGGGCCAGCCGAATCTGCAGCCCGTGGCAATCGATCCCTTGATGGTGGCGGCATTCGGCAACACGGTGACGACGTTCGCAAGCGGCGGCCAAGCGACGATGCCGCGGCTGACGATCGGCTCGCTCGGCTCCGGCGTTTCGCTTTCGACGACGAGCGCCGGCACGGCGTTCAGCTCGCCGGCGGCGCAGGCCTGCGTGTCGGAAGACGACATGAAATTCACGATCTCGACCACCAACGACGACCTGCTCCCCACCGGCGGCTACAACTCGATCAGTACGAAGCGCGAATTCATCGGCCAATATTCGTGGATGCTGACGCTCGTGCCCGTCTACGGCGATTGGCAGCCCACCGAAAATCGCAACCTGATGACGATGTCGGTCGTGGTGTTCAATCAACGGCAATTTGCCCAATCGCCCTACACGGCCGCGGCTCCGAACCCGCCTACCGAGCGGGCATGCCAGGTGACGGCCGTCGGCGGCAGCGGCTACGGCGGCGGCGACATTACGCTCAGCGGTTCGTCGTCGGCCGCGCTCAATCTCCGCGTCGGCGAGTGCCTGATGCTCGGCTGGATGCAAAAGGACGTGCCCGCCGACAGCAACGGCAAGATCACCACGTTCAGCCCATCGGCCACCTACGGCACTCTGACGCGGCCGATGTTTCGCTGGTATCGCATCCTCAACGCCGGGCCGCAAGCCGGGTCGGGCAGTTCGTGGACGAGAAACGTCACCGTGGCCGGCACCGATTTGAATCTGCCCCTGGTCTCCTCCGGCAGCATGTACGCATTCATCTACGACGGCGCCTGCGCGGTGTATGAACGAACCGTGCGCCTGGAGGGGCCGTCGCTGTGGACGAACTAG
- a CDS encoding prepilin-type N-terminal cleavage/methylation domain-containing protein → MNLKQISTGAVARLRFRASTAAPRRGFTLIEMMVVILLVTLLTSIMIPVLSAASDSRRAREGARVLSTMLATAQTQAEVSGRPAAVWIQRLKNSTGAVVNSSAAMELYLAEVPPPYLGDTLTSTASINGSTVTFSNASLTNANVQAGDVIRFSYRGESFYLSNINGNSATIAPLDPTQTYPPGASLPFQIYRRPIKSAASAVQLSDGVAIDLEFSGADFNSSMTGFNNPFTAGAGDAGQIIITFAPTGSLDLVYIVSSTASTQVFRPVSGVYLLIGRIDSIPIPPATTPTSPNQFNWQDFNSRWVAVGRQSGLVTTSEVASAATGTTANVITSLRLARSSQNTGGN, encoded by the coding sequence ATGAACCTCAAACAAATATCAACCGGCGCTGTGGCTCGCTTGCGGTTTCGCGCGTCGACCGCGGCGCCGCGTCGCGGGTTCACGCTTATTGAAATGATGGTCGTCATCCTGCTGGTCACACTGCTCACATCGATCATGATTCCGGTGTTGTCGGCGGCCAGCGACTCTCGGCGGGCGCGGGAAGGGGCGCGTGTTTTGAGCACGATGCTGGCCACGGCCCAAACGCAAGCCGAGGTGAGCGGCCGGCCGGCTGCGGTGTGGATTCAACGCTTGAAGAACAGCACGGGGGCCGTGGTGAATTCGTCGGCTGCGATGGAGCTCTACCTCGCGGAAGTTCCTCCCCCGTATCTCGGCGACACGCTGACTTCCACGGCAAGCATCAACGGCAGCACGGTCACGTTCAGCAACGCCAGTCTCACCAATGCGAATGTTCAAGCGGGCGACGTGATCCGCTTCAGTTACCGTGGCGAATCCTTCTATCTCAGCAATATCAACGGCAACTCGGCCACGATTGCGCCGCTCGATCCGACGCAAACCTATCCCCCCGGCGCAAGTCTGCCGTTTCAGATTTATCGCCGCCCGATCAAGTCTGCCGCTTCGGCGGTGCAGCTTTCCGATGGCGTGGCGATCGATCTCGAATTTTCCGGGGCCGATTTCAACTCCAGCATGACCGGCTTCAACAATCCGTTTACCGCCGGCGCGGGCGACGCCGGCCAGATCATCATCACCTTCGCCCCCACCGGTTCGCTCGACCTGGTGTATATCGTGTCGTCCACGGCATCGACGCAGGTGTTCCGGCCCGTCTCGGGTGTTTATCTGCTGATCGGCCGGATCGACAGCATTCCAATCCCGCCCGCCACGACGCCGACCAGCCCGAACCAGTTCAACTGGCAGGATTTCAATTCCCGTTGGGTCGCGGTCGGCCGGCAATCGGGATTGGTCACTACCTCCGAAGTGGCCTCGGCTGCCACCGGCACGACCGCCAACGTGATCACCAGCCTCAGGCTCGCGCGCAGCAGCCAGAACACAGGAGGCAATTGA
- a CDS encoding prepilin-type N-terminal cleavage/methylation domain-containing protein, which produces MNVRHTTEDRGHRARRAGFTLVELLVTMGIMVVLAALVAVAVGGAQESAQIAHTRAVIARIHTLLMDRYESYRWRRLPIQITPGSSPAVAAQLRCNAVRELMRMELPDRWTDITDAPAVLSGRTAAAQSYYTYYTSANPTDATYQGADCLYLIVTMGLEENDILENFSQSDIGTDPKNPKMQCFMDSWGFPIQFLRWAPGFNSPLQPANSTDRDQTDPTGVYGSPPATFALYPLIFSAGPDTLYDITLDTSTPLRYSQTTPPNNPFVNVGTSNALGTPAISPTNTTGVLGSYDNVTNQALGVH; this is translated from the coding sequence ATGAACGTCAGACACACTACCGAAGATCGTGGGCATCGCGCTCGGCGGGCCGGCTTCACGCTGGTCGAGCTGCTGGTGACGATGGGCATCATGGTGGTCCTGGCGGCGCTGGTGGCGGTGGCGGTCGGCGGGGCGCAGGAGTCGGCCCAGATCGCTCACACGCGGGCGGTCATCGCGCGAATTCACACCTTGCTGATGGACCGCTACGAATCGTATCGCTGGCGCCGATTGCCGATCCAGATCACGCCGGGAAGCTCGCCGGCCGTGGCCGCGCAACTGCGCTGCAACGCGGTCCGCGAGCTGATGCGGATGGAATTGCCCGACCGTTGGACCGACATCACCGACGCGCCTGCCGTGCTATCGGGCCGGACGGCCGCCGCGCAATCGTATTACACCTATTACACGAGTGCGAACCCGACGGACGCGACGTATCAAGGCGCGGATTGCCTCTATTTGATCGTCACGATGGGCCTGGAAGAAAACGACATCCTGGAAAACTTTTCGCAGAGCGATATCGGCACCGATCCAAAGAATCCCAAGATGCAGTGTTTCATGGACTCGTGGGGCTTTCCGATTCAATTCCTGCGCTGGGCGCCCGGCTTCAATTCGCCGCTGCAGCCGGCGAACTCCACGGACCGCGATCAAACCGATCCGACCGGCGTCTATGGCAGTCCGCCCGCCACCTTTGCCTTGTATCCGCTGATCTTTTCGGCCGGCCCCGACACCTTGTACGACATCACCCTCGACACATCGACGCCGCTGCGCTATTCGCAAACCACTCCGCCGAACAATCCGTTCGTGAATGTCGGCACGTCGAATGCGCTCGGCACCCCGGCAATCTCGCCGACCAACACGACCGGCGTGCTCGGCAGTTATGACAATGTCACGAATCAGGCGCTGGGGGTGCATTAG
- a CDS encoding prepilin-type N-terminal cleavage/methylation domain-containing protein, whose amino-acid sequence MCKHAWGAGRGARDAGRGGLTGARSSLAVSRVEDSPFGFRRHSAFTLVEMMVVIVIIMILVGLLTPVLVNVMARAREARITAEIAALDGSMKAYKEKYGSYPPSDFSSTGMPLVIAHLAHAFPHCNANTEAAAIPSGLTAAQALVFWLSGFSPDPEHPITGQGAKTALYQFDTTRLQPAGAAAPVYVPTDGLGSPYVYFAAQNYATQAAYNTVSANQGGTGVCRPYYLDTGSSTVSPQLLYANPNTFQIISAGLDGDFGDTSASSTPSPYPSYPSGNGYTQGDLDNLTNFAPSNLKDSTPH is encoded by the coding sequence ATGTGCAAGCACGCTTGGGGCGCGGGACGAGGGGCGCGGGACGCGGGACGCGGCGGTTTGACCGGGGCGCGAAGCTCGCTTGCGGTTTCGCGCGTCGAGGATTCGCCATTCGGCTTTCGACGGCACTCCGCCTTCACGCTCGTCGAAATGATGGTCGTGATCGTGATCATCATGATCTTGGTGGGGCTGCTGACGCCGGTGCTGGTCAATGTCATGGCACGAGCCCGGGAAGCGCGGATCACGGCGGAAATCGCCGCCCTCGACGGTTCGATGAAAGCCTATAAGGAAAAGTATGGCTCGTATCCGCCGTCCGACTTCTCGAGCACCGGCATGCCGCTTGTCATCGCGCACTTGGCCCATGCGTTTCCGCATTGCAATGCGAACACCGAAGCGGCCGCGATCCCCTCGGGATTGACTGCGGCGCAAGCGCTTGTGTTTTGGCTCTCGGGCTTCAGCCCCGATCCGGAGCATCCGATTACCGGACAAGGTGCGAAGACCGCCCTGTATCAGTTCGACACCACACGGTTGCAACCGGCCGGCGCCGCCGCGCCAGTGTATGTGCCGACCGACGGTTTGGGCTCCCCGTATGTCTATTTCGCCGCCCAGAATTACGCCACGCAAGCCGCTTACAACACCGTCTCGGCCAATCAAGGCGGCACCGGCGTTTGCCGGCCCTACTATCTAGACACCGGCTCTTCCACCGTCAGCCCGCAACTCTTATACGCCAATCCGAATACGTTCCAAATCATCTCCGCCGGCTTGGACGGCGACTTTGGCGACACCAGCGCGTCGTCGACGCCCAGCCCGTATCCATCGTATCCGTCCGGCAACGGCTATACGCAGGGAGATTTGGACAACCTGACGAACTTTGCGCCCAGCAACTTGAAAGATTCGACCCCGCATTAA
- a CDS encoding type II secretion system F family protein, whose product MPTYQFEAMDSTGQEIKDVIEAPNEAEAQATIRQMGYFVTKIAVKKARKATTEKTPTGKKKRPFVIGGVKSKVRTVFTRQLSILQDAGLPILRSLRILENQAKPGRFKNSLMDVCDEIEGGATLSEAMAKSPKAFDRLYVNMIKAGEAGGALEVILRRLAEFQERAQSLKRKVKGAMVYPIVVVMVAVGILTFIMIKIVPAFEKIFKDFKQELPTMTKVLIGISHAAFDYWWAIPGFPIGIWLFVKLLRKFRYGREGWDTFSIKVPIFGQLVEKNILARTTRTLGTLVSSGVPILEALNITRETSGNAVFERIYGKVSESIREGESIAKPLKEHSRTRFNAISVLFWTMFVGGPIGLILYVLRMNARCVDDLVVNMVDVGEETGELDTMLYKVADTFDEEVAVLTDSLTKLMEPLLIIVLGGAVGFIVVALFMPLVALITNLSAGGGK is encoded by the coding sequence ATGCCGACTTATCAATTCGAGGCGATGGACTCCACTGGGCAGGAGATCAAAGACGTCATCGAAGCGCCCAACGAAGCCGAAGCTCAAGCCACGATTCGGCAGATGGGCTACTTCGTAACGAAAATCGCCGTCAAGAAGGCCCGCAAAGCCACGACCGAAAAAACGCCGACCGGCAAGAAGAAGCGGCCCTTCGTCATCGGCGGCGTCAAATCGAAAGTACGCACCGTCTTCACGCGCCAGCTTTCGATCCTGCAAGACGCCGGCCTGCCGATCCTCCGCAGCCTGCGAATTCTCGAGAATCAGGCCAAGCCGGGTCGATTCAAGAATTCGCTGATGGACGTGTGCGACGAGATCGAAGGCGGAGCCACGCTCAGCGAAGCGATGGCCAAAAGCCCCAAAGCCTTCGACCGGCTGTATGTCAACATGATCAAGGCCGGCGAGGCGGGCGGTGCCCTGGAAGTGATTCTCCGCCGCCTCGCCGAGTTCCAAGAGCGAGCTCAATCGCTCAAACGAAAAGTCAAAGGGGCGATGGTCTACCCGATCGTGGTCGTAATGGTGGCGGTCGGCATCTTGACGTTCATCATGATCAAGATCGTGCCCGCCTTCGAGAAGATCTTCAAGGATTTCAAGCAAGAGCTGCCCACGATGACGAAGGTGCTGATCGGCATCTCGCACGCCGCGTTCGACTATTGGTGGGCCATTCCAGGTTTTCCGATCGGTATCTGGCTGTTCGTCAAGCTGCTGCGCAAATTCCGTTACGGCCGCGAAGGATGGGATACATTTTCCATTAAGGTGCCGATATTCGGGCAGCTTGTGGAAAAGAACATCCTGGCCCGCACGACGCGCACGCTCGGCACCCTCGTTTCCAGCGGCGTGCCCATTCTGGAAGCGCTGAATATCACGCGCGAAACCTCCGGCAACGCCGTCTTCGAGCGGATCTACGGCAAGGTGAGCGAATCGATCCGCGAAGGCGAAAGCATTGCCAAGCCGCTCAAGGAACATTCGCGCACCAGGTTCAACGCCATCAGCGTGCTGTTTTGGACGATGTTCGTCGGCGGCCCGATCGGATTGATCCTGTACGTGCTGCGAATGAACGCCCGTTGCGTCGACGACCTGGTGGTCAACATGGTCGACGTCGGCGAGGAGACGGGCGAGTTGGACACGATGCTCTATAAAGTGGCCGACACGTTCGACGAAGAAGTGGCGGTGCTCACCGACAGTTTGACGAAGTTGATGGAGCCGCTGTTGATCATCGTGTTGGGCGGTGCGGTGGGATTTATCGTCGTCGCGTTGTTCATGCCGCTCGTGGCCTTGATCACGAACCTGAGCGCCGGCGGCGGCAAATAA
- a CDS encoding ATPase, T2SS/T4P/T4SS family, which yields MPIRNTDQILVDLGFLSDDQREVLLEEQHRRPDESFGKLAIEMGYIDDEQLAQALAEQFGMKMVYLAELQIPAQVLDTVTEAMAQLYRVIPITLDGTTLTIATSDPAKLSVQDELRTFLGLEIRTMVATERDIQKALDRFYSAGSESVESIVADMETDSALTAAANKVAGDGPIDLTSVEALADSAPVRKLLNMVLLMAIKDKASDLHFEPFEDEFRIRIKADGVLFEMVPPPRHLAFAITTRIKVMANLDIAERRLPQDGRIELNVGGHPVDLRVSVLPTMFGESVVMRVLDRSVISLDLQKTGMNDSILRQFRDVINKPNGIVLVTGPTGSGKTTTLYAALSELNKVSDKIITTEDPVEYDIDGLIQVPIDPTIGNTFAHCLRSILRQDPDKILVGEIRDVETAEIAVQASLTGHTVFSTLHTNDAPSSITRLRDMGIPAFLITATLEGVLAQRLVRKICSKCREEVMPTAEMMADLELNSTEIQGKKFYRGRGCENCNRTGYRGRVGLFEMMPIDDDMRDLIMGNASTDVLRSSAKNRGMVTLRDAGLEAAFAGTTTAEEVIRETILEA from the coding sequence ATGCCGATTCGCAACACCGATCAAATTCTGGTCGACCTTGGTTTCCTCTCCGACGATCAGCGCGAGGTGCTCTTGGAAGAGCAACATCGCCGGCCGGACGAATCGTTCGGCAAGCTGGCCATCGAGATGGGCTACATCGACGACGAACAGTTGGCCCAGGCGTTGGCCGAGCAGTTCGGCATGAAGATGGTTTATCTGGCGGAGCTCCAGATACCGGCCCAGGTGCTCGACACCGTGACCGAGGCGATGGCTCAGCTCTATCGCGTGATTCCGATCACGCTGGATGGCACCACGCTGACGATCGCCACGAGCGATCCGGCAAAGCTCTCGGTGCAAGACGAATTGCGGACCTTCTTGGGGCTGGAAATTCGCACGATGGTGGCCACCGAGCGCGATATTCAAAAAGCGCTCGACCGGTTTTATTCGGCCGGCTCGGAAAGCGTCGAGAGCATCGTGGCCGACATGGAGACCGACAGCGCTCTGACGGCGGCGGCCAACAAAGTGGCCGGCGATGGCCCGATCGATCTGACGAGCGTCGAGGCCCTGGCCGACAGCGCTCCCGTGCGGAAGCTGTTGAACATGGTTTTGTTGATGGCCATCAAGGATAAGGCCAGCGACTTGCATTTCGAGCCGTTCGAAGATGAATTTCGCATTCGCATCAAGGCCGACGGCGTGCTGTTCGAAATGGTTCCCCCGCCGCGGCACCTGGCCTTCGCGATCACCACGCGCATCAAGGTCATGGCGAATCTCGATATCGCCGAGCGGCGCTTGCCGCAAGACGGGCGAATCGAGTTGAACGTCGGCGGGCATCCGGTCGATTTGCGCGTCAGCGTGCTGCCGACGATGTTCGGCGAAAGCGTCGTCATGCGGGTGCTCGATCGCTCGGTCATCTCGCTCGATCTGCAAAAGACGGGCATGAACGACAGCATCCTCCGCCAATTCCGCGACGTGATCAACAAGCCCAACGGGATCGTGCTGGTCACCGGTCCGACCGGCAGCGGCAAGACGACGACGCTCTATGCGGCCCTTTCGGAATTGAACAAAGTCAGCGACAAGATCATCACCACGGAAGACCCGGTCGAATACGACATCGACGGGCTGATCCAGGTGCCGATCGATCCGACGATCGGCAACACCTTTGCTCATTGCCTGCGGTCGATCTTGCGGCAAGATCCCGACAAGATTCTGGTCGGCGAGATTCGCGACGTGGAAACGGCCGAAATCGCCGTCCAGGCGTCGCTCACCGGCCATACCGTGTTCAGCACGCTGCACACCAACGACGCCCCCAGTTCGATCACCCGTTTGCGCGATATGGGCATCCCGGCGTTTTTGATCACCGCGACGCTCGAAGGCGTGCTGGCCCAGCGGCTCGTGCGGAAGATCTGCTCGAAATGCCGCGAGGAAGTGATGCCGACCGCGGAAATGATGGCCGACTTGGAGCTCAACTCGACGGAAATCCAAGGCAAGAAGTTCTACCGCGGCCGCGGCTGCGAAAACTGCAATCGCACCGGCTATCGCGGGCGCGTCGGGCTGTTCGAGATGATGCCGATCGACGACGACATGCGCGATCTGATCATGGGCAACGCTTCGACCGACGTGTTGCGATCGTCGGCCAAGAATCGCGGCATGGTCACCTTGCGCGACGCCGGCTTGGAAGCCGCGTTCGCCGGCACCACCACCGCGGAAGAAGTGATCCGAGAGACGATCCTGGAAGCTTAA
- a CDS encoding type IV pilus twitching motility protein PilT, producing MGNILIDKLLHACVKQGASDIHLTVGQPPVFRMDGRMRRLETKVLAADDTVALMKSITPDRCQKELAEVGGTDFGFAFGELARFRVSVFKQRGNVAMVLRQIPNRLLTFEQLGTPAVVQRLCMRPRGLFLVTGPTGSGKSTTLASMINYINETLEHHIVTVEDPIEFYHSNKRATVNQREVGVDVPSFSEALRRVLRQDPDVILVGEMRDLETIEAAITAAETGHLVFGTLHTTGAQGTVNRIIDAFPTNQQEQVRTQLSTAIIGILSQALLPKIGGGRVAAYEMLVVTSAIGNLIRENKTFRINSTIQTGAKLGMRLLDDSLFELWKSETVAIDEVMMRAQLPDELAKRIANAKRGIFDDDADVERNAKERSDGRDEGNARKN from the coding sequence ATGGGCAATATCCTCATCGACAAATTGTTGCACGCCTGCGTCAAGCAGGGGGCTAGCGATATCCATCTGACCGTGGGCCAGCCGCCCGTGTTTCGCATGGATGGCCGAATGCGGCGGCTGGAGACGAAAGTGCTCGCGGCCGACGACACCGTCGCCCTGATGAAGAGCATCACGCCGGACCGCTGCCAAAAGGAACTCGCCGAAGTCGGCGGTACGGACTTTGGCTTTGCCTTCGGCGAACTGGCTCGATTCCGCGTTTCGGTGTTCAAGCAGCGCGGCAACGTGGCGATGGTGCTGCGGCAGATTCCCAATCGCTTGCTGACGTTCGAGCAATTGGGCACCCCCGCGGTGGTGCAAAGGCTCTGCATGCGCCCGCGAGGATTGTTCTTGGTGACCGGCCCGACCGGAAGCGGCAAGAGCACCACGCTCGCCAGCATGATCAACTACATCAACGAAACGCTCGAACACCATATTGTGACGGTCGAAGACCCGATCGAGTTTTATCATTCGAACAAGCGCGCGACGGTGAACCAGCGGGAAGTCGGCGTCGATGTGCCGTCGTTTTCCGAAGCATTGCGGCGCGTCTTGCGGCAAGACCCGGACGTGATTCTCGTCGGCGAAATGCGCGATCTGGAAACGATCGAAGCCGCGATCACGGCCGCGGAAACGGGGCACTTGGTGTTCGGCACGCTGCATACCACCGGCGCCCAAGGCACGGTGAACCGCATTATCGACGCCTTTCCCACCAACCAGCAGGAGCAGGTGCGCACGCAGCTTTCGACGGCGATCATCGGCATCTTGTCGCAAGCCCTGTTGCCGAAAATCGGCGGCGGGCGCGTCGCCGCCTACGAAATGCTGGTCGTCACGTCGGCCATCGGCAACCTGATCCGCGAAAACAAGACCTTCCGCATCAATTCGACGATCCAGACGGGGGCCAAGCTGGGAATGCGATTGCTCGACGATTCGCTGTTCGAGCTTTGGAAATCGGAAACCGTGGCGATCGACGAAGTGATGATGCGGGCCCAATTGCCCGACGAATTGGCCAAACGCATCGCCAATGCCAAGCGGGGAATTTTCGACGACGACGCCGACGTCGAACGCAACGCCAAGGAAAGATCCGACGGCCGCGACGAGGGAAACGCAAGAAAAAATTAA
- a CDS encoding ATPase, T2SS/T4P/T4SS family, with translation MPSSGGDYTEILIRKRVISADQLKDAKRVAKESGKKVADELVRLGYASGDDVMRAMAQEHGLDFVNLKEVAIPPSVVELVPESVARENAILPMSEENGSLKVIVSDPLDYDTREKLRFILNRNVEIALAPREAITEAINRHYGASDGESTDSMLQEFTDTAIDFTETAEETVASDETVDDASAPIVRLVHLLISEAVQLRASDIHIEPFEDRVRIRYRIDGVLIERDSPPRRLLGALLSRVKILAKMDIAERRRPQDGRIKITVGEKQLDLRVSVLPTNHGQSVVMRLLDKDNIRVGVRQLGLADAEFRSFRNLIRRPNGIVLVTGPTGSGKTTTLYAALNELNRPDVKIITAEDPVEYYLPGINQVEVKHGIGLDFARIIRAMLRQAPNVILVGEMRDAETAQMGIQASLTGHLVFSTLHTNDAPGAITRMIDMGVPAYLVSSSVIAVLAQRLVRVICAKCKQPYTPPDSVLDLAGITPEMAAKANFAKGKGCTSCQKSGYRGRLGIFELMLMTARIRELAFEGAPTQQIRKASVAQGMTTLYHDGIHKVLNGVTTIEEVFRVAKKVED, from the coding sequence ATGCCAAGCTCCGGCGGCGACTATACCGAAATTCTGATCCGCAAGCGGGTCATCAGTGCCGATCAGTTGAAAGACGCAAAGCGCGTCGCCAAGGAGTCGGGCAAGAAGGTGGCCGATGAATTGGTCCGCCTCGGCTATGCCAGCGGCGACGACGTGATGCGGGCCATGGCCCAGGAGCACGGACTCGATTTCGTCAATTTGAAGGAAGTCGCCATCCCACCATCGGTCGTGGAATTGGTGCCCGAATCGGTCGCTCGCGAAAACGCCATCCTGCCGATGTCGGAGGAAAACGGCTCGCTGAAAGTGATCGTCAGCGATCCGCTCGACTACGACACGCGGGAAAAACTGCGGTTCATCCTGAATCGGAACGTCGAAATCGCTCTGGCCCCCCGCGAGGCCATCACCGAGGCCATCAACCGCCACTACGGAGCGAGCGACGGCGAAAGCACCGACTCGATGCTCCAGGAGTTCACCGACACGGCCATCGATTTCACCGAGACGGCCGAGGAAACGGTCGCCTCGGATGAAACGGTCGACGACGCCAGCGCTCCGATCGTGCGCTTGGTGCACCTGCTCATCAGCGAGGCAGTGCAACTCCGGGCTTCGGATATCCACATCGAGCCGTTCGAAGATCGAGTGCGGATTCGCTATCGGATCGACGGCGTGCTGATCGAGCGCGATAGCCCCCCACGGCGGTTGCTCGGGGCCCTGCTGTCGCGCGTCAAGATCCTGGCCAAAATGGATATCGCCGAGCGCCGCCGCCCCCAAGATGGGCGGATCAAGATCACGGTCGGCGAAAAACAACTCGATCTGCGCGTGAGCGTGCTGCCAACCAACCACGGGCAGTCGGTCGTCATGCGGCTGTTGGATAAGGACAACATCCGGGTCGGCGTGCGGCAGTTGGGCTTGGCCGATGCCGAGTTTCGGTCTTTCCGAAACCTGATCCGCCGGCCAAACGGCATCGTGCTCGTGACCGGGCCGACTGGCTCCGGAAAGACCACCACGCTCTACGCTGCCTTGAACGAGCTTAACCGGCCCGACGTGAAGATCATCACGGCCGAAGATCCGGTCGAATACTACCTGCCGGGCATTAACCAAGTGGAAGTGAAGCACGGCATCGGGCTCGACTTTGCCCGGATCATCCGGGCCATGCTGCGGCAGGCCCCGAATGTGATTCTCGTGGGTGAAATGCGCGATGCGGAGACGGCCCAGATGGGGATTCAGGCATCTTTGACTGGACACTTGGTTTTCAGTACACTGCATACGAACGATGCGCCCGGCGCTATTACGCGCATGATCGACATGGGTGTGCCCGCCTATTTGGTGTCGAGCAGCGTGATTGCGGTGCTGGCGCAGCGGTTGGTGCGCGTGATATGCGCGAAATGCAAGCAGCCATACACGCCGCCCGACTCGGTTTTGGACCTTGCCGGCATCACGCCGGAGATGGCCGCCAAGGCGAACTTTGCCAAGGGCAAGGGCTGCACGAGTTGCCAAAAAAGCGGCTACCGGGGACGACTCGGCATTTTCGAGCTGATGTTGATGACAGCACGCATCCGCGAACTGGCATTTGAAGGCGCGCCGACTCAGCAGATTCGCAAAGCCTCGGTTGCGCAAGGCATGACAACACTTTACCACGACGGCATCCACAAGGTGCTCAATGGCGTCACGACCATTGAAGAGGTGTTTCGTGTCGCCAAGAAAGTCGAGGATTGA